The nucleotide window CCTGGTCGGCGTCGTCGAGCAGGTCGATCCCAGCGAGGTGTACACGATCCACGGGTCGACCGAGGCGCTGGCGAGCGAACTCACCGCGCGTGGCTATCGAGCGCAGGCGCTGAAGGCGAATCAGCACACCCTCGGTGAGTACTGACCGCAATCGCCGCGCTCGAACAGGCTTTAGGGGGGCGCCCGCGAGAAGCGAGTATGTCCGAGGACCTGCTCGCCGCCGTCGAGCGCGGTGAGATCGATCTGCACGAACTGGACGACCATACCGACGCCGAGACGGCTACGGAGATTCGTCGGGCCGCGATCGAGGCGGCGACCGACGCCGATCTGGAGACCGTCGGGGAGACGGCGATTCCCGCCGCCGACGCCGAGCCGAACATCGAGAACATGATCGGCGCGGCCCAGGTGCCGATGGGCGTCGCCGGGCCCGTCCCGATCGACGGCGAGTACGTCGACCGGTCGGTGCGCGTGCCGCTGGCGACCACGGAGGGCGCACTCGTCGCGTCGATCAACCGGGGGATGGCTGCGATCCGCGAGGCCGACGGCGCGATCGCGCGCATCGTCGACTCGGGGATCACGCGCGCACCGGTGTTCACCGTCGCAGACGTTTCGGAGGCCCAGCAGGTCGCGGACTGGGTGGCGGCGAACGCCGACCGCGTCGGCGCGGCCGCCGCCGAGACCGATCCGCACCTCGATTTCGTCGACCTCGAACCGTACGTCGTCGGGGACTCGGTGTTCGTTCGGATCCGCTACGACACCGGCGACGCGATGGGGATGAACATGGCGACGATCGGGTCGCGATCGGCCGCGGAACTGATCGAGTCCGAGACGCCCGCCGACCTCGTCGCGATGTCGGGGAACCTCTGTTCGGACAAAAAGCCCGCCGCGATCAACAGCGTCGAAGGCCGGGGCTACACCGTCGCCGCCGACGTCGAACTCGACGCCGAGGTCGTCGCTGACCGGTTCGGAACGACGCCCGCCGCGATCGCAGAGGTGAACACCCGCAAGAACCTGGTGGGGAGCGCGAAAGCCGGCGCGCTCGGGTTCAACGCCCACGCGGCGAACGTGATCGGCGCGGCCTTCCTCGCGCTCGGCCAGGACGAAGCCCAGGTCGTCGAGGGCTCGAACACCATCACGACCGTCGAAGAGCGCGACGGATCGCTTTACGTCAGTGTGACGCTGGCCTCTCTGGAGGTCGGCACCGTCGGCGGCGGGACAGGCCTGCCCACCCAGCGAGAGGCGCTCTCGGTCATGGACCTCGCGGGCGGGGGCGACCCGCCGGGGACGAACGGCGCGGCGCTCGCGGAGATCATCGCGACGGCGACGCTCGCGGGCGAACTCTCCTTGCTCGGTGCGCTCGCCGGGCGACACCTCACGAGCGCGCACGAAGAACACGGTCGGTGATCGATCGCAGGCAGCGATCGATCGGTGACTGATTGACCCGATCGATGATCGAACGGTCCGATCGGTGTCCAATCGTCGTCCGACCGGTGACGAATCGATCCGATCGCCGGAGAGAGGCCCAATCGCGGCCTGTCGACACCTCACACAGGGGCCCCCCGATCGGGGAGTTTATCCCCCGTGGTAGTCCACCGAAGGTATGGGATTTGGCAGCTACGACGAATCCGAACAACAGGATCAGAACGTCGATACCGACGATAGTGACGGCGTGACCGTTCACGAGCACGATCACGACGGCGAAATCTCGACGGAAGCCTCGGCGTCGACCGAGGAACTCGTGGCTGGCCTGCAGGACATGTCGTCCGACGACGACTGAATCGGACTCCGATCGAGTGACGATTTCTCGCGATCGAAATTCTCCGATGAGACCACCGGCCGTTTCGTGGTCGAAAAGGGTCCTTTGGCGACGCCGACTCGACGCCCGCCGTGCTACGCCGACTCGACCGCGTCGAGGGCCGTCTCGCTGTCGAGCGTCTCGGAGGTGACCGCCGTCGCATCGGGGCCGAGCAGATCGGTCTCGACGACGAGGTGCTTGCTGAACGAGTCGAGGACGATCGAGTGCTGGTGGCCGTCGACGGTCACGACGGCGACCAGGACGAACTCGACGGTCGAGGTCTCGTCGTTGGAGACGTGACTGGCCCACCAGTCGTCGACGGTCTGTGTGTCGATCGATGGCTTGAGGACGACCCGTTCGCTCCCGGGCGTCGCGGTCGCGCCGTCCACTCGGTCGACGCCCATCGTCACGTCGTTCGCGCGCATCGCGAACTCGAAGTGGTCGATTTCGATCTCTCGATCGGCAGCCATCGACATCGCGAATCGGACGACGGTCTCCTCGTCTGTGGCGTCACCCCACCGGACCGACTGATGGGTCAAGCGGAGTTCGTCGTCACCGACGCGGACGGTGTCGTCGTCGAGGCCGTCACCCGGAAGGAGCGACGTGCGGAACGCACGCGACTGTTCGGGCAACGACTGCGTGAAACCGGGAAACTCCAGGCGCGGGGCGATCGTGAGCGACGAGCCCTGGCCGTGACTGTCGGTCGCGACCCACCACTCGACGATCTTCGCGTGATCGAGTGTCGTCTCGACGGTCAGATTGCTCGTCCCGCTTGGAATGCCGATTCCGCCGGTTCGTCCCTCACCGACCCTGGTCTCGTCGAGTCTGATGTCGTAGGCCACCCCCACCAGCGGCGGCACACCGATCGGATTAGGGTTGTCGATCGTCGCTCGGGTCTCGACGTTCGTCGTATTCTCGGTCACGTTGCCCCACGCGTGTTCGTACTCTCGGACCTGCGGCTGGTCCATCGTCACGGTCACGATTCCACCCACCGCGAGCAGCGTTACGACCCCGAGCAGGAACGTAACGCCGACGACGCGACGGGTGGGCGGCCACCCATCTCCCCCCATGTGACTAAATTTAGCGGACGAGAGGCCTTAAATTACGAGGATTGTATCACTGAACCGCACAATCGACCGACGGAGCGCCGATCTCAGTCGTCGTCGAAGACCACGTCCTGGGCGACGAGGTCGGCAAGTGCCTCCGTGATCGCGGGGTCGACCTCCGCGATCGGATCGCCGTCGTGGAGACGGTCGTTGTGGCCGGCGATGGTCGCTTCGAGGTCGTCGAGTGGCACCCGCGTCGTCGTATCACACGCCGTGCAGACGACGGGGACGGTCGGGGCATCGCCCATACCTGTCTATCGGCGCCAGTCGATAAAAAACCGTCCCGGTGGCACGTCCTCCACGTAATCGACCGTCGGACGGGGCGGTGGGGGAGTAGCCGTCGCCCGGGACGACCGCGTCACTCCACGGACTCGGCGGGGACGGGCCCCGATCCGATCACGTCCTCGATCGCAGCACGGAAGTCCTGCCGACTCTCGAAATACGTTCGATCGGTCTCGTCGAGCAGGTCGTCGACCGTGCGCGGGCCGTCGGGCGTCCGGACGGTCGTCGACCCCTCGCGTCGCCGGATTCGACTGGCTTCGATCCCCCACGTCAGACGGGCAGCGACCTGTGCGATCGGGACGCCCTCGACGTCGGCGTCGGGCCCCAGTTCGATCGATTCGCTTTCCTCGTCGCTCATGGCCGTGGTGACGGCCGGTCGAACCATGGGCGTTACGCTCTCGGCGGCGTCGGACGACTGTCTGACACACCACTTTAGGGGCCGGCCGCCTACCGCCCGCTATGGCGAGCCTGGAGGCAGTCTATCGCGGCGACGTGCGCATGCCCGTCGCCGCACATCGCATTCTCGCGGGCGTCGCCGTCGTCCTCGTCGGTGGGGTGGCGGTCGTCGTCGCGATGGCGCTGGCGACGACGGGGCTGGGCAATGACGCGCTCGGCCTGACCGGCGCCCGCCGACTCGCGGGCGCGATCGGTGGCGTCGCGGTGCTCGTGATGATCGTCGGCGGGTTCGTCGCGCTGCCCGCCGCACGAGAGACACTCGTGGGGGCGGCCCTGGGTGTCACCGTCGCGCTCGTCGGCGTCGCATTGTTCGTCGTCGTCTACCCCACCCACTGGCTGTCGGCCACACTCCCGACGTTTCTGACCGTCTCGGTGTTCGTCGCCGGGACGATCCTCACGCTCTGGTCGCTGTTCGTCGCGGTCGCGACCTTCCAGACCCGCCAGCATCCGGGTGGGTCGGCCCGCTTGCGCGTGACCGAGACGGGCCGGGTCGAGTTGACCGAGACGCCCGACTGTGGCGCGTTCGGCGGCATCGGCCTGTTCGGCATGGGCGAAGACGAGGTCGAACCGCAGAATCGGCCGGGAACGCCGGGCGGTGCGGCCCCGGACGGCGGGACGAACGCTCGGGCCGGGGCCGACGCGGACCGATCGGCGGCGTCGGGACCGACGGCGCCCACCAGTGAGACTGGCCCGACCGACGCCGCGACCCACGCTTCGGGCGGGCCCGATCGGTACTGCGGGACGTGTACGCATTTCCGGTACGACAACGGCACGACGCCGGTCTGTGGGTTCCACGAGCGCCGACTCGACGACCTCGATCCCTGTCCAGAGTTCGATCGGTAGGTGCGTTCGGACGGCTCAGCCGAACCGCAAGACCCACACCGCAGGGATCTGATTGTGCGAGCATGTTCGACCCGGGAGTCTATCTCGTGACCCAGCGGACGGCGTCTGCGGGTCGGCCGACCGACGCGGTCGTCGTGGACGCACTCGACGGTGGCCTCGGGGCCGTCCAGTTGCGGGAAAAGGGCCGCTCCGCACGCGAGCGGTATCACCTCGGGCGACGGCTCAGAGCGCTGACCGACGAGTACGCGGTCCCACTCCTCGTCAACGACCGGGTCGATCTCGCGCTGGCGATCGACGCCGACGGCGTCCATCTGGGCGCGAGCGATCTCCCGCTTCCGGCCGCTCGCGACCTCCTCGGTGCGGACGCGATCCTCGGGCGGTCGGTCTCGACGGTCGCGGACGCCCGCGAGGCCGCCGCGAAAGGCGCGGACTACCTGGGTGTGGGCGCGGTCTATCCGACCACGTCGAAAGACGACGTCGATCCCGACGAGCAAGGGATCGGCACCGATCGCGTCGCGGCGATCGACGACGCGGTCGACGTGCCGATCGTCGCGATCGGTGGCATCACGGCAGAGCGCGCGCCCGAAGTCCTCGCGGCCGGGGCCGACACCGTCGCGGTCGTCTCTGCGATCACCGCCGCCGAGGACCCCGAGCGGGCGACCCGACGACTCGCTGATGCCGTCGACACCGAGTGATCACAGGAGTGCGATCACGGCGGCCGTGAGGCCGGCGGCCGCCGTCGCGAGGAAGTTGACGCCCTGATTTCCGACGACGCGACCTTCGATGGTCGCGCCGAGCAGGCTGTCGACCGTCATGCCGACGACGCCCGCGCCGACGATCACGAGCGCCCCCAGCGCACCGACCGACGGGAACGTGAGCACGGCGAGCACGCCGATCAGGCTCGCCCCGCCGAGTCCGGCGACCTCGCCTTGCCAGGTGATCGCGCCGTCGGTCCCCGGATCGACGACTTCGAAGGTCGTGATCAGGCGGGGCCGATCGAACGTCCCACCGATCTCACTGGAGAGTGTGTCCGCGAGCGCCGCCGCGAGCGACCCCGCGAACGCCAACAAAAACGGCGTGGCGTCGAGACCGGTCAGGTCTGGACTCGCTGCCGCGCCGATCAGTGCGAACGTCGCGACCGTGGCGTTCGCGAGGACATTCGCGCTCCCGCGCGCGCCCTCGTCGGCTTCTGCGATGTCACGGTCGACCTTGCGGTCGTATTTGAACTTCGTCGAGAGACCGCCGACACCGAAGAAGGTGACCAGGAGGAGCACCCACCCTGGGTCGCCGCCACCGAGGACGATCGCGAGCAGACTGAGGAGGACGCCCGTGACCATGCCGTGGACCGACGCCGTCTGAAGCCGTCGGGCGACGTATCCGAGCGCGCCAGAGACGGCGATGCCCACCGCGACGATTCGGGGATCGCCCCCGACCGGGAGCACGGCGAGCACCCAGAGGGCGAGCGCGACCGAGACGAGGACGAGTGGGTCGTCACGATCGACGAGCGTCACCCGAAGCAGCGCCGCGATCAAGGCGCCGACGACGCCGAGGAAGGCGATCTGAGCCAGCGGTGTCGCCTGCCCTCCACCGGCGAGGCGCTGAGCGACCGACAGCGCGATCGCACTTCCGAGGACCGCACCGCTCGCACCGCCGACGACGAACGCGGCGGTCGTGAGTTCCGAATCGCCACTGCCGTGGGTAGCCTGAGCGCCGACGGGCCCGATCGAGACGACGAGGACGGCGACGAGAAAGGCGACGACCGGCATGCCGAGGTGTGTCACAAGCAGTGTGAGCCCGCCGATCGCGAGGCTGAACCCCGCGAGGCCGTACAGCCGGCGGTCCCGTCGATCGCCGGGGCGGGCGAACAACTCGAACAGCAGGCCGTCGTCGACGCTGAACAGCGCGATCCCCGAGATCACGAGAAAGGGCGCGGCGCTCGCGAAGGGGAGTGCCGCCTGTGGCAAGATCGCCCCGAGTGCGACCACGGGGACGACGAGCGACCCAACGACGGCAAAGGCACTCGCCCGTCGGACTGGCGACGTCACGACGAGTCGTTTCGCGGAGATCCACTTACCGCTTGTGGACGCACGTGGTCGTCAGACGAGGGCTTTAGGAGTCCCGACAGCCAGACCTGATTCGTGGGGCTGTTCGACCGCTATCTCGAAGTTCGCGTTCGCTCCAGCGACGCTGCCCTCCCGGACTCGGTCGCACTCGTCATCACCGAGCGTGACCTCCTCGAACAGGGGGCGTACGACACGCTTGCCACGTTTTTCGATTGGGCGCTGGAGTTCGGCGCCGAGACGGTCACACTGTACGTGAGCGTCCTCGACGAGGCCGCCATTCCGCCGCTCACCCGGTCGCTGGAGGACCTCGACGCGCCGGCCTCGATCGCCATTCGAACGCCCGAGACCGACGAGCGCGCGGATGCGACGATCCAGGTGTCGATCGGGCTGGGCGGTCGCGCCGAGTTCGCGCGCGCCGTTCGTGACATCGCCGCCGACGTCGAAGACGGCCAGATCGACCCCGAGGCGATCGACGAGGCGGCGATCGAGGGGCGTCTCGTTTTTCCCGAACCGCCCGATCTGCTCGTCAAGACCGGCGCCGAACGACTGTCGGATTTCATGATCTGGCAGACGGTCTACTCGGAGTTGTACTTCACCGACGTGAACTGGCGAGATTTCCGCAAGCGGGACTACCTCCGGGCGCTGCGGGACTACCAGCGCCGACAGCGGCGGTACGGAGAGTAGGTCAGTTCGGCCGGTCTCCCGTCTCGTCCGGCCGGTCGAGCAAGGCGTCGACGTCGGTCCGCTCCGGAACGGAGTCACGGAGTCGTCGGAGGACGGCGCGCGCCTCGTCGAGTTCGCAGTCTTGGACCGTTCGAAGCAAGGCGAGTGCGCGTCGAGCGCGCGTCCGGCGGTGAGAGGCGCGTCGGGACTCGTAGGTCCGAACGCCACGGAGGAGGTCGACTTTGCTGAACTCCGGCCAGTAGGGCGTACAGAAGTAAACGGCCGCCTCGTTGCCACTCGCCCGCCAGGGCAGGAAGTTGCTGGTCCGTTCGGCCCCACCAGTGCGGATGATCAAGTCGACCTCGTGGCCGGGGCCGTCGTACAGCGCGTCTTCGACGGTCGAAACGTCGATGTCCTCGGGTGTGATCTGGCCGGTTTCGACGCGGGCCGCGACTCGGCGGGCCGCCGTCAGGAGTTCGGCCCGACCCCCGTACGCCAGCGCGACGTTCAATCGAAACCGATCGTTGTCGGCCGTCTGGCCCTCGGCGTAGTCGATGGCCTCTCGGACGCGCTCGGGCAACCGATCCAGTTCCCCGACGGCGTGGATCCGCACCCCGGCCGCCTCGACCTCGTCGTGCTCGGCAAACGCCCGGAGTTTCTCTGCGATCAGATCGAACAGCGCCTCGCGCTCCTCGGGCGGTCGTTTGAAGTTCTCCGTCGAGAACGCGTACAGCGTCAACTCCTCGATACCGAGTTCCGCACACCACCGCACCATTCGCTCGGTCGTCTCCGCGCCTTCGCGGTGTCCAGAGGTGGTCTCCTCGTCTTGAGCGCGGGCGTACCGCCGGTTGCCGTCCTGGATGACGGCAACGTGTGTGGGCGTGCCGGCGATCTCCCGTTCGAGGAGGCGCCGATAGACCCGCCGACCCAGACCGCGGAGCCACGATCGCATCGTCCGATGTGACTCGGTGGCTCGCATTGAACGTTGCGTCTGGGGACCGCCGATCGACCGATGCCGTCCCGTTCGACCCGTCGAACGGGCAGAGCGGGGCGCACCGCAGAATTTTAATACGATCCCGTCGTGATCTGAGTTGCAATGGCGACCGGTACTGTGGATTTTTTCCACGACACCAAAGGTTACGGCTTCATCGACACTGAGGACGCAGACGATGACGTCTTCTTCCACATGGAAGACGTCGGCGGCTCCGACCTCGAAGAAGGCCAAGACGTCGAATTCCAGATCGAACAGGCGGACCAGGGCCCCCGGGCGCTGGAACTGCAGCGAGTGTGATCACAATGGCAACCGGAACTGTAGACTTCTTCAACGACACTGGCGGGTACGGCTTCATCGATACCGAGGACGCAGACGAGGACGTGTTCTTCCACATGGAAGACGTCGGCGGTCCTGACCTCGAAGAGGGGCAGGAAGTCGAGTTCGAAATCGTCGAGGCCGAGAAGGGACCGCGCGCGAAAAACCTGACGCGCCTGTAAGCGCAGGCCGTTCTCCGGGTTCTCCGACCGCCGAGCGGCGGGTGTGTCTGCGTGCCCGCGTCGACCGACACGGCCGAGTCGACCGACGCGGACACCGGCCGGTCCTGCACGCGCCGCTGGGTTTAACCGATCCCGTCACCGAAATCCGGCGATGACCGACGGTCTCGATCGTCGTGACGCGGCGATCGTCAACGCGTTTCAGGGTGGGTTCCCCGTCACCGACCGGCCCTTCGAGGTGGCTGCCGACGCGCTCGCTGCGGGCGGCGTCGACCTCTCCGGGACGGCTCTCCGAGAGCACATCGCAGATCTGGTCGAGCGAGGGACGCTCTCTCGGTTCGGGCCATTGATCGACGCCGACGCGATCGGTGGGCGGGCCGAACTCGTCGCGATGGCCGTGCCCGCGGATCGGTTCGACGCCGTCGCGGAGGCGGTCAACGCCCACGAGGAAGTCTCACACAACTATCGGCGCGATCACGACACGCTGACGATGTGGTTGGTCGTGAGCGCCGCCGACCCCGACCGCATCGAGGGCGTCACCGACGCCATCGAAGCCGAGACCGGACTCCGAACGTATCGACTGCCGAAACTGACGGAGTTCCACGTCGGCGCGCGTTTCCCCGTCGAGGGCCCCTTCGCTGACGGGGGACTGGACCTCACAGATCGGAATCCCGGCGTGGCCGCACACGACGGCGAGACGCTCACCGCCGACGAGCGCGAACTGTTGCTCGCGATCCAGGACGGCCTCCCGATCGAGGCCGATCCCTACGTCGCGGTCGCTGACGACATCGGTGCGGCCCCCGCCTGGGTTCGCGAGACCATCGAAGCGTTCCGGCGAGCGGGCGTGATCCGTCGGATCGGTGCGGTCCCCAACCACTACGCCCTGGGGTACAGCGAGAACGGCATGACTGTCTGGGACGTGCCCGACGATTCCGTCGAGGAGATCGGCACGGCGCTGGCTGACCTCCCCTTCGTGACTCACTGTTACGAGCGGCCACGCCACGACGACGTCTGGCCGTACAACGTCTTCGCGATGGTCCACGGGCGCAGCGAGGTGGAGATCGATGCCCGCCTGGATCGTGTCCGTGCGGTCGTCGCCGCGCACGCACGGATCGCGGACGACGACTGGGCGACGCTGTACTCCACCGAGATGCTGAAAAAGACCGGGTTCAGTCTGGCCGATCGGACGGAGGCGGCAACGAACTCGTGAGTCGCGTATGATTCCACTGTTCGTCGATTTTGCCGACGAGACCGTCCTCGTGTTTGGCGGCGGTTCGGTCGGCGCTCGGAAGGCCCGACTGTTTGCCGACGAGGCCCGCGTCGTCCTGGTGAGTCCGACGTTCACGGAGACGCCAGCGGCGGTGGACTGTGTCCGAGCGGCCCCCAACGACCGATCGGTCGGCGCGTGGATCGATCGGGCCGATCCCGCGTTGGTCGTCGCGGCGACCGACGACGCGGCGCTCAACGCTGCGATTGCCGACGCCGCTGTCGACCGTGGCGTGCTGTACAACCGTGCCGATCGACGGGGCGGCGACCGACCCGCGGCGAGCGTGACGGTCCCCGCGACGTCGACCGACGGGCCGGTGACCGTCGCGGTCGGCACGGACGGCCGCGCGCCGGCGCTCAGCAAGTCTCTCCGCGAGGAGATCGACCCGCTGATCGACGACGCCGGCGCGATGGCGCGCCTGATCGACCAGTTGCGCGAGGAGTGGGCCGACTGGCCCGCTGACGAGCGTCGATCCGCACTGCGGCAAGTGGTCAGATCGGATCGGGTGTGGACAGCTTTAGGTGCCGAGGGCGATAACGCCCAGCGGAGAGCCGTGGACGTGATCGAGAGCGGGGGTGATCCGCCGTGAGTGGCCGACGACTCGTCGCCGCAAGCGTCGCCCACGGCCACGCCGACGTCGAGACGATCGAGCGCGCACGCTTCGATTCGCAGACGTCGGGTGTCACCACCCTCCTCGACCGGGTACGTTGCGAGGAGGCACTCGTCCTCCAGACCTGCCATCGGACGGAGGCGTACGTGGTCACCGACGGCGATCACCGATCGCTGGCCGAGACGCTGTTTCCGGCCATTCCTCGCCCGTCGGTCCGGACGATGGGTCACGACGCGGCGATCGAGCACCTCTGTCGAGTCGCGGCGGGTCTCGAATCCGTCGTCACCGGCGAAGAGCAGATTCTGGGTCAGGTCGGTGACGCCTACGAAGCCGCTCGGGCCGCCGACGGCGTCGGTCGCGTCCTCGAAACGGTCGTCCCGAGCGCGATGCGCGTCGGGGAACGCGCGCGGACCGAGACGGCGATCAACGACGGCGTGGTCTCGCTCGGCGGCGCGGCCGTCCGCCTCGCAGATCGCGAACTCGACTTGCACGGGCAACGAGCGGTCGTCGTCGGAGCCGGCGAGATGGGTCGGACGGTCGCCCGGTCGCTGGCCGATCGGACCGCAGTCGAGCGGGTGACGGTCGCGAACCGGACCGTCGAGACCGCCACGCGCGTCGCCAGCGACCTCGCGTGTGCCGCCGACGCCGTCGGTCTGGACGCCATCGAGCGTGCGAGCGTCGACGCTCGACTGGTCGTCACCGCGACGGCGGCCGCCGATCCAGTGCTCGATCGATCGACGCTCGAATCGGCGGGAGAGACCGTCGTAATCGATCTCGGACAGCCCCGTGACGTCGCGGCCGCCGCCCGAGACCTCCCACACGTCGAATCGTACGATCTCGGCGACGTCGAGGCGATCACCGACGCCGCACAGGCCGAACGCGGGGCTGCGACCGCGGCCGTCGAACAGTTGATCGACGACGCCTGTGCGCGTCTCGACCGTCGACTCGAACGCCGGCGCGCCGATGCCGCGATTTCGGCGATGTACGAGGCCGGCGAGCGGATCAAGGCCGATCAGATAGAGCAGGCCAGCCAGCGAATCGACGCGGGCGGCGACGAGCGGGCAGTCCTGGAGGACATGGCCGACGCCATCGTCAACCGCCTGCTCGCGACGCCGACCGAGGCGCTCCGAGACGCCGCCGAGGACGGCGATCTGGAGACCCTGGAGGTCGCACTCGACGTGTTCGACCCCGAGACCTCGACGGCCGACCACACCTCCGAGCGCGCTCCCGATCCAGAGCCCGCGCCACGAGCGCGCGGACGCGGCGAAGACTGATTCGACCCGACCGTTTTTGGTGACCGCACGAGACTGCCCTCCATGGCAGTTGTCCTCGACCCCGACACGATCGACGATCGCTCCCCCGACGGCTGGACCCGAGAGGGTGACGCGATCGAAGCGACCTACGAGTTCGACGACTACCTCGCTGGCGTCGGGTTCGCGAGCGGCGTCGCGGGCCTCGCTCAGGAAGCCTACCACCATCCGACGATCGAGATCGGCTTTCGATCGGTGACAGTGCGCCTCACGACACACGATGCCGGCGGCGTCACGGACGCCGATCTCGATCTGGCCGCGCGGATCGACTCGCTCGATCGGGACTGATCGGCGCGGACCACAGTCCGCCCGAACCGCCTCAGAACAGATCGTCCAGCCGGTCGTCCTGAAAGCTCTCGGTGGGGTCGGCTGGCGACGCACTGGTCTGCTCGCTCGCTTCGCGAGCGCGATCCAGGAACTCCTCGACGCGACGAGAGCGTTCGATCCCACCGAGGACGACGATCGCGGCGAGGCGGTCGCTCTCCATCGGGAAGTCGCCGCCCCGCACGTCGAGACTGCCGGTCTCCTCTTCGATCCACTTGCGGGCGCGCTCGACGCCCTTCCGGGCGATGCGCTGGGGCTCGCCCGCGATCACGAGCAGTGCTGACTGGGCGTCGACGGCGTCGGGCAGACTCGTCCCCGTGAGCACGGCGTTGCGCGCGAGACTCGTGATCGCGTTGATGTTCTCGGCGGCGTCCTCGCTGGCCTCACAGGTCGCGTATCCGACGGCCGCGAGTTCGCCCCGGCGAAGCGTGTTGATGAGATCGCTCGCGTC belongs to Halococcoides cellulosivorans and includes:
- a CDS encoding cold-shock protein, which produces MATGTVDFFNDTGGYGFIDTEDADEDVFFHMEDVGGPDLEEGQEVEFEIVEAEKGPRAKNLTRL
- a CDS encoding DUF7139 domain-containing protein is translated as MASLEAVYRGDVRMPVAAHRILAGVAVVLVGGVAVVVAMALATTGLGNDALGLTGARRLAGAIGGVAVLVMIVGGFVALPAARETLVGAALGVTVALVGVALFVVVYPTHWLSATLPTFLTVSVFVAGTILTLWSLFVAVATFQTRQHPGGSARLRVTETGRVELTETPDCGAFGGIGLFGMGEDEVEPQNRPGTPGGAAPDGGTNARAGADADRSAASGPTAPTSETGPTDAATHASGGPDRYCGTCTHFRYDNGTTPVCGFHERRLDDLDPCPEFDR
- a CDS encoding hydroxymethylglutaryl-CoA reductase; the protein is MSEDLLAAVERGEIDLHELDDHTDAETATEIRRAAIEAATDADLETVGETAIPAADAEPNIENMIGAAQVPMGVAGPVPIDGEYVDRSVRVPLATTEGALVASINRGMAAIREADGAIARIVDSGITRAPVFTVADVSEAQQVADWVAANADRVGAAAAETDPHLDFVDLEPYVVGDSVFVRIRYDTGDAMGMNMATIGSRSAAELIESETPADLVAMSGNLCSDKKPAAINSVEGRGYTVAADVELDAEVVADRFGTTPAAIAEVNTRKNLVGSAKAGALGFNAHAANVIGAAFLALGQDEAQVVEGSNTITTVEERDGSLYVSVTLASLEVGTVGGGTGLPTQREALSVMDLAGGGDPPGTNGAALAEIIATATLAGELSLLGALAGRHLTSAHEEHGR
- a CDS encoding DUF92 domain-containing protein yields the protein MTSPVRRASAFAVVGSLVVPVVALGAILPQAALPFASAAPFLVISGIALFSVDDGLLFELFARPGDRRDRRLYGLAGFSLAIGGLTLLVTHLGMPVVAFLVAVLVVSIGPVGAQATHGSGDSELTTAAFVVGGASGAVLGSAIALSVAQRLAGGGQATPLAQIAFLGVVGALIAALLRVTLVDRDDPLVLVSVALALWVLAVLPVGGDPRIVAVGIAVSGALGYVARRLQTASVHGMVTGVLLSLLAIVLGGGDPGWVLLLVTFFGVGGLSTKFKYDRKVDRDIAEADEGARGSANVLANATVATFALIGAAASPDLTGLDATPFLLAFAGSLAAALADTLSSEIGGTFDRPRLITTFEVVDPGTDGAITWQGEVAGLGGASLIGVLAVLTFPSVGALGALVIVGAGVVGMTVDSLLGATIEGRVVGNQGVNFLATAAAGLTAAVIALL
- a CDS encoding DUF5789 family protein, with product MSDEESESIELGPDADVEGVPIAQVAARLTWGIEASRIRRREGSTTVRTPDGPRTVDDLLDETDRTYFESRQDFRAAIEDVIGSGPVPAESVE
- a CDS encoding LEA type 2 family protein gives rise to the protein MGGDGWPPTRRVVGVTFLLGVVTLLAVGGIVTVTMDQPQVREYEHAWGNVTENTTNVETRATIDNPNPIGVPPLVGVAYDIRLDETRVGEGRTGGIGIPSGTSNLTVETTLDHAKIVEWWVATDSHGQGSSLTIAPRLEFPGFTQSLPEQSRAFRTSLLPGDGLDDDTVRVGDDELRLTHQSVRWGDATDEETVVRFAMSMAADREIEIDHFEFAMRANDVTMGVDRVDGATATPGSERVVLKPSIDTQTVDDWWASHVSNDETSTVEFVLVAVVTVDGHQHSIVLDSFSKHLVVETDLLGPDATAVTSETLDSETALDAVESA
- a CDS encoding DUF5786 family protein, whose protein sequence is MGFGSYDESEQQDQNVDTDDSDGVTVHEHDHDGEISTEASASTEELVAGLQDMSSDDD
- a CDS encoding cold-shock protein, with the protein product MATGTVDFFHDTKGYGFIDTEDADDDVFFHMEDVGGSDLEEGQDVEFQIEQADQGPRALELQRV
- the uppS gene encoding polyprenyl diphosphate synthase; amino-acid sequence: MRSWLRGLGRRVYRRLLEREIAGTPTHVAVIQDGNRRYARAQDEETTSGHREGAETTERMVRWCAELGIEELTLYAFSTENFKRPPEEREALFDLIAEKLRAFAEHDEVEAAGVRIHAVGELDRLPERVREAIDYAEGQTADNDRFRLNVALAYGGRAELLTAARRVAARVETGQITPEDIDVSTVEDALYDGPGHEVDLIIRTGGAERTSNFLPWRASGNEAAVYFCTPYWPEFSKVDLLRGVRTYESRRASHRRTRARRALALLRTVQDCELDEARAVLRRLRDSVPERTDVDALLDRPDETGDRPN
- a CDS encoding undecaprenyl diphosphate synthase family protein gives rise to the protein MGLFDRYLEVRVRSSDAALPDSVALVITERDLLEQGAYDTLATFFDWALEFGAETVTLYVSVLDEAAIPPLTRSLEDLDAPASIAIRTPETDERADATIQVSIGLGGRAEFARAVRDIAADVEDGQIDPEAIDEAAIEGRLVFPEPPDLLVKTGAERLSDFMIWQTVYSELYFTDVNWRDFRKRDYLRALRDYQRRQRRYGE
- the thiE gene encoding thiamine phosphate synthase, whose product is MFDPGVYLVTQRTASAGRPTDAVVVDALDGGLGAVQLREKGRSARERYHLGRRLRALTDEYAVPLLVNDRVDLALAIDADGVHLGASDLPLPAARDLLGADAILGRSVSTVADAREAAAKGADYLGVGAVYPTTSKDDVDPDEQGIGTDRVAAIDDAVDVPIVAIGGITAERAPEVLAAGADTVAVVSAITAAEDPERATRRLADAVDTE